In Prunus dulcis chromosome 2, ALMONDv2, whole genome shotgun sequence, a single genomic region encodes these proteins:
- the LOC117618177 gene encoding uncharacterized protein LOC117618177 produces the protein MAYNATGIAFKSKDWCGHIGHSPHLALIANGQWSAFLHVQGVGKFEGSVGNVHTENRPAEHYVSNVGWIPIIYDGLNQYRIYKRETWGGCMSTISTGIGTSPIVEAILTLEDA, from the exons GATTGCCTTTAAAAGTAAGGATTGGTGTGGGCACATTGGACACTCCCCCCACCTAGCACTCATCGCAAATGGGCAGTGGAGTGCCTTTCTGCATGTCCAAGGCGTTGGAAAGTTTGAAGGATCTGTCGGCAAC GTGCACACTGAGAATCGACCAGCTGAACACTATGTGAGTAATGTGGGTTGGATCCCCATAATCTACGATGGTTTGAATCAATATCGCATCTACAAGAGAGAAACTTGGGGTGGCTGCATGTCAACTATCTCAACTGGCATTGGCACTTCCCCAATAGTGGAAGCAATACTCACATTAGAAGATGCCTGA